GCTCAGGAGTTCCTTCACGATCTGGTTGACCAGGCGACCATCCGCCCGCCCGGCCAGCTGCGGCATGAGTTTGGACATCACTTTGCCCATATCGCGCGGCCCGGTTGCGCCCAACTCGGCGATGATGGCGGCAGCCGCCTGCCGGATGGCGTCGGCGTCCAGGCTGGCGGGCAGGTAGGCGGTGATCACAGCCATCTCGGCCTCTTCGGCCGCGGCCAGGTCGGGGCGAT
The nucleotide sequence above comes from Caldilineales bacterium. Encoded proteins:
- a CDS encoding GatB/YqeY domain-containing protein → MTLLDTLNADLKAAMRSGDETKKLTLRGVKAAITRLEKQEDGHTLSDAEIIAVLRKELKQRQDSIAAFQQGNRPDLAAAEEAEMAVITAYLPASLDADAIRQAAAAIIAELGATGPRDMGKVMSKLMPQLAGRADGRLVNQIVKELLSGT